The following coding sequences lie in one Peribacillus frigoritolerans genomic window:
- a CDS encoding DUF3889 domain-containing protein encodes MKKVIVMLMGIFLIMQAGDISAQAQKPDYEKYGKIAITIVQADYPEVEITDYEYKGRKTVAKNLVEDDFRFLVENKGQEFNVIVTVQHDLKNEKLLSLKVTEQKGK; translated from the coding sequence TTGAAAAAAGTTATCGTGATGCTAATGGGGATTTTTTTGATTATGCAAGCAGGGGACATTTCAGCACAAGCCCAAAAACCCGATTACGAAAAATACGGAAAGATTGCGATTACAATAGTGCAGGCAGATTATCCTGAAGTTGAGATTACCGATTACGAATATAAGGGCAGAAAAACGGTAGCGAAAAATCTAGTCGAAGACGATTTCAGATTTTTGGTCGAGAATAAAGGTCAGGAGTTCAATGTCATCGTGACTGTACAACATGATTTGAAAAATGAAAAATTACTTAGTTTGAAGGTCACAGAACAAAAAGGAAAGTGA
- a CDS encoding M14 family zinc carboxypeptidase has product MRKIMVIGILVLLFFPEPSLAAEVYSPEQMEMDLQGIQKQYELDVQIIGQTEKGKNIKAVKLGKGKRSILLVGSHHGREWLSSKLLMRLLEEYAAAYRAGKPVGEYRTETLDEVSIWFIPMLNPDGVSIQQGDLSNLNVLEKAAVWKMNRYSRNWSRWKANAKGIDLNRQYPAGWNEVMSHETKPTYQFYKGRQPLEAAEVIALTDFTKKIDPLIAVSYHTSGREIFWHYNNKRKNMARDYGIAKKTAELTGYELTFPEKEAVGSGYTDWFITEFRRPGMTIELSYLVDETNPPLTVFPEEWERNRLVGIMLVKEAKQLHNN; this is encoded by the coding sequence ATGAGAAAAATAATGGTAATTGGAATACTAGTGCTTCTTTTTTTCCCTGAACCATCGCTGGCGGCAGAAGTGTATTCCCCTGAACAGATGGAAATGGATCTTCAAGGAATCCAAAAGCAGTATGAATTGGATGTTCAAATAATCGGGCAAACTGAAAAGGGAAAAAATATAAAGGCAGTCAAGTTAGGAAAAGGAAAAAGATCGATTTTGCTGGTGGGATCACATCATGGACGGGAATGGCTCAGCTCCAAACTTTTAATGCGCTTGCTTGAAGAATATGCAGCTGCCTATCGAGCGGGCAAACCTGTTGGAGAATACCGGACGGAAACATTGGATGAGGTGAGCATCTGGTTCATCCCGATGCTGAATCCAGATGGCGTCAGCATCCAGCAAGGAGATTTATCCAACTTAAATGTTCTTGAAAAGGCTGCGGTATGGAAAATGAACCGATATAGCAGGAATTGGTCCCGGTGGAAAGCCAACGCTAAAGGCATTGATTTAAATAGGCAGTATCCGGCTGGATGGAATGAAGTCATGAGTCATGAAACAAAACCGACGTATCAATTTTATAAGGGCCGACAACCACTTGAAGCAGCTGAAGTAATAGCGCTTACGGATTTCACGAAAAAGATTGATCCCCTTATTGCCGTTTCCTATCATACCTCAGGAAGGGAAATCTTTTGGCATTATAATAATAAACGGAAAAATATGGCAAGGGATTATGGCATTGCCAAAAAGACTGCCGAATTGACTGGATATGAACTGACCTTTCCGGAAAAAGAAGCGGTAGGAAGCGGATATACGGATTGGTTCATAACTGAATTCCGCCGCCCGGGAATGACGATTGAACTTAGTTATTTAGTGGATGAAACCAATCCGCCATTGACTGTGTTTCCTGAGGAGTGGGAGAGGAATCGATTAGTTGGAATCATGCTTGTAAAAGAAGCGAAGCAGCTGCATAACAACTGA
- a CDS encoding phospho-sugar mutase, with protein sequence MDWKSLYTTWAGYQNLNGELRVLLEEMQRDEAQLEDAFYKNLEFGTGGMRGEIGAGTNRMNLYTVRKATVGLAQYISSFGEEAKGRGAVIAYDSRHKSPEFALEAAKTLATFGVKAYLFDELRPTPELSFAVRELNAFAGIVITASHNPPEYNGYKVYGSDGAQLPPEAADQVISYVNAIENELEIQVEEAEILKGQGLIVMVGEEVDAAYNRALLTVPENPQLAEEIDVSIVFTPLHGTANKSVRRALQSLGYQNLHIVKEQELPDPDFSTVQSPNPEEPAAFEMAIELGNKVEADLLIATDPDADRLGIAVRDERGQYVVLTGNQTGALFLDYLLSQKKEKGKIPQNGIVLKTIVTSEIGRTIAESYGLKTVDVLTGFKFIAEKINQYHVSGESSFLFGYEESYGYLIKDFARDKDAIQAAVLAVEVCAHYKKQGLTLYEGLLNVFEKYGFYLEGLRSLTLKGIEGAKQISGILNQFRQNPPSRIAGIPVVAEEDYQSSKKRTLLSNDEELIELPKSNVLKYFLEDGTWVCLRPSGTEPKIKFYFGVQGKSMQEAESKLSGVMEDFMSKIEALV encoded by the coding sequence ATGGACTGGAAATCTTTATACACCACTTGGGCAGGGTACCAGAATTTAAATGGGGAATTACGTGTCCTCCTTGAGGAAATGCAGCGGGATGAAGCACAACTCGAAGATGCCTTTTATAAAAATTTAGAATTTGGAACAGGCGGAATGCGCGGGGAAATCGGGGCAGGAACGAACCGGATGAATCTTTATACTGTAAGGAAGGCAACGGTGGGGTTGGCTCAATATATCTCTTCGTTTGGGGAAGAAGCGAAAGGAAGAGGGGCTGTGATCGCTTATGATTCAAGACATAAGTCCCCGGAATTTGCACTCGAAGCAGCTAAGACCTTGGCAACATTTGGGGTGAAGGCTTATTTATTCGATGAATTGCGTCCAACTCCAGAATTGTCATTTGCGGTTCGCGAGCTGAATGCTTTTGCTGGAATCGTCATCACGGCAAGCCACAATCCGCCTGAATATAATGGTTACAAGGTTTATGGGTCAGATGGGGCACAATTGCCACCGGAAGCGGCTGATCAAGTGATCAGCTACGTGAATGCCATTGAAAACGAGCTTGAAATTCAGGTTGAAGAAGCTGAAATCCTTAAAGGGCAGGGCCTCATCGTAATGGTTGGGGAGGAAGTGGATGCAGCGTATAATCGTGCGTTGCTTACAGTTCCCGAGAACCCGCAGCTTGCCGAGGAAATAGATGTGTCAATCGTCTTTACACCGCTTCATGGAACGGCAAATAAATCCGTCAGGCGGGCACTGCAAAGCTTAGGGTATCAAAATTTGCATATCGTTAAGGAGCAGGAATTGCCAGATCCGGATTTTTCGACAGTTCAGTCTCCAAATCCGGAGGAACCAGCTGCATTTGAAATGGCCATCGAGCTTGGTAACAAGGTGGAGGCGGACCTATTGATAGCAACGGACCCAGATGCCGACCGGCTTGGAATTGCCGTGAGAGACGAGAGGGGCCAATATGTTGTCCTGACTGGAAATCAAACAGGTGCTCTTTTCCTGGATTATTTACTGTCCCAGAAGAAAGAAAAAGGGAAGATTCCCCAAAATGGAATCGTCTTAAAAACGATCGTCACTTCAGAAATCGGCCGGACGATTGCTGAGTCATATGGCTTGAAGACGGTTGATGTACTTACCGGGTTTAAGTTCATCGCCGAGAAAATAAATCAGTATCATGTAAGCGGGGAAAGCAGCTTTTTGTTCGGATATGAAGAAAGCTACGGTTATCTGATTAAAGACTTTGCACGTGATAAGGATGCCATTCAAGCTGCAGTGCTTGCTGTCGAGGTCTGTGCCCATTATAAAAAGCAGGGATTGACCCTATATGAAGGGTTGCTGAATGTGTTTGAAAAGTACGGCTTTTACTTGGAAGGTTTGCGTTCATTGACTTTAAAGGGCATTGAGGGAGCGAAACAGATTTCTGGAATATTGAATCAATTCCGTCAAAATCCTCCTTCCCGAATTGCTGGCATTCCGGTAGTCGCTGAAGAAGATTACCAAAGCAGCAAGAAGCGTACATTACTTTCAAATGATGAAGAATTGATCGAGCTTCCGAAATCAAATGTATTGAAGTATTTCCTTGAGGATGGTACATGGGTTTGCCTGCGTCCTTCAGGCACTGAACCGAAAATTAAATTCTATTTCGGTGTCCAAGGTAAATCAATGCAAGAAGCTGAGTCCAAGTTATCGGGAGTCATGGAAGATTTCATGAGCAAGATTGAAGCATTGGTTTAA
- a CDS encoding radical SAM/SPASM domain-containing protein gives MRKFKKVYVEITNICNLKCNFCPSSSLQRTLKFMDPEGFTEVIKKIKPHTDHIYFHLMGEPFLNKNLGTFLDISAENDLKVNITTNGTLIQKVKDKLLSKKALRQVNISLHSFEANDTSNSLDSYVSNIADFINEANEKSEVICAIRLWNMDTDELKASNGLNDDILSMLEEKLSLDIRLSEALQQKNNIKLRDRVYINMAEKFEWPELDRDIIDENIFCYALRDQLGILVDGTVVPCCLDSEGKIPLGNIFETSLEDILNGERAKNMYDGFSRRCAVEELCKRCGYAKRHKK, from the coding sequence ATGAGAAAGTTTAAGAAAGTTTATGTGGAAATTACGAATATATGTAATTTGAAGTGTAATTTTTGTCCAAGCTCCAGCTTGCAAAGGACCCTGAAATTCATGGATCCTGAAGGGTTTACGGAGGTTATCAAGAAAATCAAACCACACACCGATCATATTTATTTTCATCTGATGGGTGAACCGTTTTTAAATAAAAATTTGGGTACATTCCTGGATATCAGTGCTGAAAATGACCTGAAGGTTAATATTACAACGAACGGTACTTTGATTCAAAAGGTCAAAGACAAGCTGCTCTCCAAAAAAGCCCTTCGGCAGGTGAATATTTCACTTCATAGCTTTGAGGCAAACGATACGAGCAATAGTCTTGACTCTTATGTCAGTAATATTGCCGATTTCATAAATGAAGCAAATGAAAAAAGCGAAGTGATTTGTGCCATTCGTTTATGGAATATGGATACGGATGAATTAAAAGCGAGTAATGGCCTGAACGACGATATTCTGAGCATGCTGGAGGAGAAGCTTTCATTGGACATTCGCTTAAGTGAAGCTCTTCAGCAAAAGAATAATATAAAGTTGAGGGACCGGGTTTATATAAACATGGCGGAAAAATTCGAGTGGCCGGAATTGGACCGTGACATTATCGATGAAAATATTTTCTGCTATGCTCTTAGAGATCAATTAGGCATCTTGGTTGATGGTACAGTCGTACCTTGTTGCTTGGATAGTGAAGGCAAAATACCGCTGGGAAATATATTCGAAACATCACTTGAAGACATTTTAAATGGTGAACGGGCGAAAAA
- a CDS encoding NADPH-dependent FMN reductase, producing the protein MKLVIINGSPRKQGRTGIASRYISKKYGAELIDLSNSEIPLYSGEGEQYQLEVIQGLRKSIEEADGVILTTPEYHGSMSGALKNALDFLSSEQFTHKPVALLAVSGGGKGGINALNSMRTVGRSLYANVIAKQLVLDPHCFDYENDGLFEESAVLVEGMIEELKMYANAYAAMKK; encoded by the coding sequence ATGAAATTAGTAATCATTAATGGTTCACCACGTAAACAAGGGCGTACGGGGATTGCCTCACGCTACATATCCAAGAAATACGGAGCGGAACTTATTGATTTAAGCAATAGCGAAATCCCTTTATATTCAGGTGAAGGTGAGCAATATCAACTGGAAGTGATCCAAGGTCTTCGGAAAAGCATCGAGGAAGCTGATGGCGTAATTCTGACAACTCCGGAATATCATGGTTCCATGAGCGGAGCCTTGAAAAATGCCTTGGATTTTCTAAGCAGTGAACAATTCACGCATAAACCAGTAGCTTTATTGGCTGTCTCCGGCGGAGGAAAAGGCGGAATCAATGCCTTGAATTCCATGAGAACAGTGGGTCGAAGCCTTTATGCAAATGTGATCGCCAAACAATTGGTTCTGGATCCGCATTGCTTCGATTACGAAAATGATGGTTTATTTGAAGAATCTGCGGTACTTGTAGAAGGTATGATTGAAGAACTTAAAATGTATGCAAACGCATATGCTGCAATGAAAAAATGA
- a CDS encoding YhdB family protein has protein sequence MRIADYDQALFHTHRSDWDSLLVLMVRTKDHFLSKKIEHFLHAYRFEHDYQIVQSQLYALLRYLDHAAEKTSDYLSELPS, from the coding sequence ATGAGGATCGCTGATTATGATCAGGCATTGTTTCACACACACCGTTCTGATTGGGACAGCTTGTTAGTATTGATGGTTCGAACGAAAGATCACTTTCTTTCAAAAAAAATAGAACATTTTTTGCACGCTTACAGGTTTGAGCATGATTATCAAATCGTTCAATCCCAGCTGTATGCACTGCTTCGATATCTGGATCATGCGGCAGAAAAAACAAGTGATTATTTAAGTGAACTTCCAAGCTAA